Proteins co-encoded in one Hemibagrus wyckioides isolate EC202008001 linkage group LG26, SWU_Hwy_1.0, whole genome shotgun sequence genomic window:
- the cdc37 gene encoding hsp90 co-chaperone Cdc37: protein MTTIDYSVWDHIEVSDDEDDTHPNIDTPSLFRWRHQARVDRMEAFQKKGEDLEKSLSEVKKKLSEAQRKVKQLEGASTEQAKKELEVAKTEEKQLRKEERSWEKKLDEHRREEKKMPWNVDTLSKEGFSKSVLNVKPEVKEETEEEKEQKHKTFVEKYEKQIKHFGMLRRWDDSQKYLSDNPHLVCEETANYLVIMCIDLEVEEKHALMEQVAHQTIVMQFILELAKSLKVDPRGCFRQFFSKIKTADQQYQDAFNDELESFKERVRGRAKIRIEKAMKEYEEEERKKRLGPGGLDPVEVYETLPLEMQKCFDEKDIQMLQEAISKMDPTEAKYHMKRCVDSGLWVPNSQTGEDGEKEEEKEVKEEEPQYEEVKTGDAQ, encoded by the exons ATGACCACCATCGACTACAGCGTGTGGGATCATATCGAGGTGTCGGACGATGAAGATGATACTCACCCCAATATCGACACACCCAGCCTGTTCAGATGGAGACACCag GCTCGAGTGGATCGAATGGAGGCGTTCCAGAAGAAAGGGGAGGATCTAGAGAAGAGTCTGTCAGAGGTCAAGAAGAAGCTGTCGGAGGCTCAGCGCAAGGTGAAGCAGCTGGAGGGGGCGAGTACAGAGCAGGCCAAGAAGGAGCTGGAGGTGGCCAAGACTGAGGAGAAGCAGCTACGTAAGGAGGAAAGGAGCTGGGAGAAGAAGCTCGATGAGCACCGCAGGGAGGAGAAGAAGATGCCCTGGAATGTAGATACACTCAGCAAGGAGGGATTTAGCAAG AGTGTGTTGAACGTAAAGCCGGAGGTGAAGGAGGAGacagaggaggaaaaagagCAGAAGCACAAGACCTTTGTGGAGAAGTATGAGAAACAGATAAAGCACTTTg GAATGCTGCGGCGTTGGGATGACAGTCAGAAGTACCTGTCTGATAACCCTCACCTGGTGTGTGAGGAGACTGCAAACTACCTGGTTATCATGTGCATTGAcctggaggtggaggag aaacATGCTCTCATGGAACAGGTGGCCCATCAGACCATTGTTATGCAGTTCATCCTGGAACTTGCGAAAAGCCTAAAGGTCGATCCACGAGGCTGTTTCCGGCAGTTCTTCTCAAAGATAAAG aCGGCAGATCAGCAGTATCAGGATGCCTTTAATGATGAGCTGGAGTCCTTCAAAGAGCGTGTACGTGGCCGGGCAAAGATCCGCATTGAGAAGGCCATGAAGGagtatgaggaggaggagaggaaaaaacgGCTTGGACCTGGAGGTCTCGACCCTGTAGAGGTGTATGAGACCCTGCCCctg GAAATGCAGAAGTGCTTTGATGAGAAAGACATCCAGATGTTACAGGAAGCCATCAGCAAAATGGACCCCACG gaggcgAAGTACCACATGAAGCGCTGCGTTGATTCGGGTCTGTGGGTGCCGAATTCACAGACAGGCGAAgacggagagaaagaggaggagaaggaggtaaAGGAGGAGGAGCCTCAGTATGAGGAAGTGAAGACAGGAGATGCTCAATGA